CTAATGTTTTAGGCGCATCGGCAATGCCGGCGTATGCCTCGCCACGCGCATTGATTTTCTTCAAACCTTTCGGCTGAATGGATGAATACACCACATCGGCAATGTGGCACCAGAAATCAGCAAATTCCCCGCCCGAATAGTCGAGGAAATAGCGGTACGTGAAATGGCACTTTTCTGGAATGTAGTCGGTGTAGGGAGCAGGTCCCAGCCACATATCCCAGTTCAGCGTTTTCGGAATGGCCTGCACGGTGGGAGAGCCCAGCTCTTTGGTCGTCGATTTTTTCCAAAGCCGGACGGTATGCACATTACCGATCGCTCCCGATTTAATGATCTCCACGACCCGGTGAAAATTATCGCCCGCATGTATCTGATTGCCCATCTGGAAAATCCGGTCGTGCTTGTTCATCTGTTTCAGCATCATTTTACCTTCCTTCATACAATAGGAAAGCGGTTTTTCACCATACACATCCTTGCCCGCCTGAAACGCCAGGGTAGCGATCTGCGCATGCCAATGGTCTGGCGTAGCGACCGTGATCGCGTCAATGTCTTTTCGGTCCAGAATGTGACGGAAGTCGCCGTAGGTATCCACCTTGATACCGGGTTTCATGCCTTCCAGTTTTTGCTTCGTTTCGCCCAGATGCAGCTCGTCCACGTCGCAAAGCGCAACGATGTCAACTTCCGGCAAATTGGCAAACCATTTCATATGATTGTTGCCCATTCCTCCCAATCCGATGTGAGCAATCCTGAGCCGGTCACTCGCCGCCGCTTTGCCGTATAATGATGGCAGGATGGTAAAGCCGAGTGCGCCGAGGCCGGCCATTTTTACAAAATCTCTTCGGTTGGTATGAACGCTCATCGGATGCTTGGGAAAGGATTAGGTGAAATGCTGTTATTATTGGTTTAAAGTAAGATTAGTGCCAAAATTACTTTGCAGACATGATAGTGCTTGTGGTCGCAACGATTAAAAGCTTGATCACAGCTATAAACACATTTAACCCAATAGATATGAAGCTGGTATACGGATTAATTTTCCTGCTGACTATTTGCCAGGCCGCATTTGCGCAACCCGACATTCCCCAAAAGAAATTTGAGTTATACCTGCTTGCTGGCCAGTCCAATATGGCTGGGCGGGGCAAGGTGGAAGAGCAGGACAAAACGACGCATCCGAGGATCTGGATGCTGACCAAAGACAATACCTGGGAGCTGGCTACCGAGCCTTTGCATTTTGATAAACCGGCTGTGATCGGCGTAGGGCCTGGATTTGCCTTTGCAAAAGCGCTCGCCCAGGCCGATACCAATGTAGTGATCGGGCTTATTCCCTGTGCAGTAGGCGGGTCGCCGATTGAAGTATGGGAACCGGGAAAATATTACGAACCTACCAAAAGCCACCCATACGATGATGCCATAAAAAGAACCAAAATTGCCATGCAGAAAGGCGAATTGAAAGGTATACTCTGGCAGCAAGGCGAGTCGGACAGTGACTCATTGCACGCAGGATTGTACGCCGAAAAGCTGCAATTGCTTGTTGCGAGATTTCGTAAGGAGTTGAAAATAAAAAGATTGCCGTTTGTAGCCGGTACTATGGCTGAGTTTTATGTCAATGGCCATCCTTATGCCAAAATTGTCAATGAGGCGATCACTAAACTACCTGACCATGTTAAAAACACATCCTTCGTGAGTGCTGCAGGTTTAACAGAAAAAGGCGACCAGACTCATTTTGACAGTGTTTCCGCGAGAGAATTGGGCCGGCGATACGCAGAAGTTTTTAAAAATATGTATGCCAAATAGCTACATCGAAAACGACACCCCATTTGCCATTGCCGCTTCATACTTCTGTTTATCGAAACGATAAAGAAATGGTGACTTGTTGGCTACACCGATGCGTTTTTCTTCCAGTTTTTCAAGAATGTCGTAACTCATGAGCAGTTTCTGGAAATTGCGTCGGTCGAATTGCTTGTCGAGGATCGTTTCGTATAATCTTTGAAGTTCGGGCATAGTAAATTTTTCGGGCAGCAAATTATAGCCCACAGGCTGGTTTCTGATCTGTTGCCGTAATGCTTTCAATGCACGTTCGATCATTTCATTATGGTCAAATAGGAGCGGAGGAACTTCGGAAATACCCCACCACCGGCATTCGTCAGTGTACCAGTCAGGGGTGGCCTGTACCTGGTCAAATTCCACGAGTGCAAAATAGCCGATCGACACCACTCGTTTGTCAACCAATTGAGCAAGAAAATTGCTTCCGAATGTTGCTTCCAGCTTTTGAACCAGCTCCGCTTCCGTGAAATATTTGTTTCGGTTGGTATCGCCGAAAGTGTGAAACTGATGCAGGAAAATTTCACTTAATCCAGTCCTTTCCAGTAAGATACGGGTCGCGGCATTGTCCGCAGACTCGTCTTTGTATATCCTTCCCCCGGGCAGGCTCCAACCGTCCGTAGCCTTCCAGCGCAGCAGCAATACTTTCAGCTCGCCGGCATGAAATCCAAATATCACACAGTCAATAGAAAGCTCCTGAAGGGTTTTTTCAAGAATAGTTTTTAAATGATGCTCTATCATATTGGTCCGATCAAAAAAATTCAATGCGTAAATTTTACACAATGATTTTTTTGTTTTATCATTGTACTGGCTTTTTAATTAATAAATTTCAATTTTTTATTGAAATACTTCTTTTGTGAACAGTTGCACGTCATTCTATGAAAAAACTTTTTGCAATAATCCCGATCCTGATGCTGTCCACAAGGCTCCTGGCGCAGGCACCGGAAGAAAACCGTTTTCAAAAAGTGGTTTTAACCGAAAATCTGAACGAGCCGCTTGAAATGGCGATCCTGCCCGACGAGCGGGTGCTGTTTATCGAGCGGCATGGCGCAGTAAAACTGTACAATCCTTTACTCAAAAAGACTTCGATCATCGCCACTATACCGGTCAGTACCAAATATAGTGACGGCTCCGAGGCCGAAGATGGGTTGTTGGGTGTGAACATTGACCCGAATTTTTCCAAAAATCATTGGGTCTATTTTTACTACTCGCCCGCTGGAGGCACGCCTGAGAACATATTGGCCCGCTTTGAAATGAAAGGCAATGTCTTGGATCTGAATTCCAAAAAAGTGATCCTGAAAGTCCCTGTGCAGCGTGATAATTGCTGTCATACAGGCGGTTCCATCGATTGGGATGCGCAGGGGAACCTGTATTTGTCGACGGGAGATAATACCAGTCCACGCGCTTCCGACGGCTATGCGCCCATAGACGAACGCCCGGGAAGAAGCCCGTTCGATGCTCAAAAGTCTTCGTCGAACACAGCCGATCTGAGAGGGAAAATTATTCGCATTCATCCCGAAGCTGATGGCAGCTATACCATTCCTGACGGTAATCTTTTTCCAAAAGGCACTTCTGCTGATTCCAAAACACGCCCTGAAATTTACACGATGGGCCACCGGAATCCATACCGCATTTCGGTCGATTCTAAAAATGGAAACCTTTACTGGGGTGACGTAGGGCCTGATGCTGGTAAAGATTCCATTGGTCTTGGACCAGCCGCGGAAGACGAGTTCGGGCAGGCGCGGAAAGCTGGTAATTACGGCTGGCCGTACTTTGTGGGCGATAATAAAGCCTTTTGGGATTATGATTTTGAGACTAAAAAGTCGGGAGAGAAATTCAATGCAGACAAGCCTGTCAACAATTCCCCTAACAACACCGGCCTCACTGAGTTGCCGCCAGCCCAAAAAGCATTCATATGGTACCCTGCAGCCGAAACAAAACGGTTTCCATTGCTGGGTTCGGGCGGGAGGAGCGCGATGGCAGGGCCGGTATTTTATAGCGATAATTTCAAAAGTGCAAAGCGTCCTTTTCCGGATTATTACGACAAAAAGTTGCTGATCTACGAGTGGATGCGCGACTGGATTATGGCAGTAACACTCAGTCCGAAAGGGGATTATGTAAAAATGGAGCGTTTTCTGCCGAACCTGAAACTGGAACATCCGATCGACATGGCTTTCGGGCCGAACGGGGACCTTTACATTCTGGAATACGGCCAGGGCTGGTTTATGGGAAACCCGGAATCCAAGCTGGTCAGGATCGAGTACAATGGTGGCAACCGGAAACCATTTGTGGCTGCGTCGGCCGATAAACATGCCGGCGCCATTCCGTTTACTGTGCAGCTATCCTCTGCTGGAACCAAAGATTTTGACAACGATTCATTACATTATCAATGGAAAATCACTTCCCCGGCCGGTACTGCGCCAGTGATTTTGACGGAAGCAAATCCTTCCTATACATTCAAGAAAAAGGGTATTTACAAAATATTGCTGACGGTTAGTGACGCGAAAGGATTGAAAGACTCGCAATCTTTGACGGTACAGGCAGGTAATGATCCGCCCCAGGTATCGCTGGAACTGACCGGAGGCAACAAGACATTCTTTTTCCCCGGCAAGCCCATTCAGTACAAAGTAAATGTAACCGATCACGAAGACGGAAGCCTTGAAAACAAACGCATTGCGGCTTCCAAAGTGAAGATCGTGGCGGCTTATCAGGATGCAGAAGACAAACCCAAAACTGACTTGGGACATCAGGAAGCGCCTGTTACATTCACGGCGGGAAAAACGCTGATCGAGAAAAGCGACTGCAAAGCCTGTCATTTTCAAGACAAAAAATCCATCGGCCCTGCATTCATTGATGTTGCGGCAAAATATAAAACGGATAATGGTGCGGTAGCTACGTTGTCAGACAAGATTATCAAAGGCGGGGCGGGTGTTTGGGGCGAAACCGCAATGGCCGCGCATCCTTCGATAGGATTGCCAGAAGCCGGGCAGATGGTGAAGTACATACTGAGCCTGGCCAATGAAAAAACGGCTGCGGAACTGCTGCCACCGTCCGGCGAGGTCGTGGCGAAGATACCGGAAGGTGGCGACCCGAATAAAGGTGTTTTCAAGTTTTTGGCAAGCTACAAAGACAATGGTGCCAATGGTATGTCAGCGCAAACGTCCGAGAAGACCTTGATCCTGAAAAGTCCGACATTATTGTTTGGCAATGCTGACGATGCCTCTAAGAACATCATGCGCTTCAAAATGGGCGAGAATAACCTGCTGATCGTGACGACCCCAAACACTTCGGCTACCTTCAAAAACATTGACCTGACCGGCATTACCGAACTTAGCCTGGTAGTTGCTGCGCCCAAAGACCAGCTCAATGCACAGGGTGGGGTAGTAGAAGTTCATAAAGGAGCGGCTGACGGCGAGCTTCTGGGCAAAACGGCTTTCATAGAACCCAGCAGTGATCCCAATGCATTCACGTCCAACAAACCGCCAACACCTTACAATGTTCCTATTTCAGGCCAAAGTGGTATGCAGGACCTGTATTTTGTATTTAAAAATGACAATGCAAAAGGAGCATTATTCGTACCGTTCTCGGTCACTTTCGTAACAAAATGATTCATCCAGTTTTAAAATAAACATCTCATGAATACGAACCGTCGTCAATTTATCAATCAGCTCGGGTTGGCAACTGCGGGGCTTAGTCTGGCCTCCATGGACTCGTTGATGGCCCGCAACACCGCCGCCAAGTTCACATTTGACATTTCACTGGCTGAATTTTCCTTTGCTTCCGAGCTGTACGGCGGGAAAATGACCAATATGGATTTCCCTGCAAGGGCTAAAAATGACTATGACATTAGCATTCTGGAATATGTATCTGGTTTTTTTAATAATAAGCATACCGACCAGACTTACCTGAGCGAATTGAAAAAACGGTGCGACGATCTGGGCATGAAAAACCACCTGATCATGGTGGATGGTGAAAACCTGACGGCCCTTGCTGCTGCTGCCCGGCAAAAAGCAGTGGAAAGCCACTATCCGTGGGTGGATGCTGCCAAATTTCTGGGCTGTACTGCTATCCGCGTGAACCTGGGCGATGCGATGGCGATGTTGTCGGGAAAAAAAGAGGAAGGCACTCCCGAGCAGCTGGCGACGGCGGCTGTGGACGGCTACGGAAAGCTACTGGAATATGCAGGGAAAGCTGGGATGAATGTGATTGTGGAGAACCATTTTGGCGTTTCCACCGACCCTGACTGGCTGGTAGGCGTGATGAAGCAGCTTCCGGCCAAAAATAAAGGCCTGCTTCCCGATTTTGGCAATTTCTGTGCAGAAAGAAGCAAGCCTGCGACAATGGATCTCAAAGGAATTATGGCGACGACGTGCGTTAAAGAGCATGACCGGTACGAGGGTGTGAAGAAAATGATGCCTTATGCCCGGGGGATCAGCGCGAAAACCCACCGGTTTGACGACAAAGGCAATGATCCGGAAACAGATTTTATCAAGATCTTCAATATTATCAAAGCATCGGGCTGGACTGGCGGCATTGTGGGCATTGAATACGAGGGAGGGCTTATGCGCGATATGGGCGGCGATATGACCAAACCAACCAATGATGAAGGTATCCGGCAGACCAAGGCATTGCTGGAAAAAGTGCTGGAAGAGTTAGGTTAAGAGTGTACAATGAACCCGGTACCCGGGTTCATTGTACACTCTTATGTGGTCAGTATCAGTCTCCGGGCAATGTTCGCTACCGCACGAAAAGTGTCCGATTTCGAACGAAAAAAAGTTAATTTTTTTTGTAACCTATTGTCAGTTTGGTAGTTATCACAAGGCATAATAGTTGCTGTCAACTTCTAACCCTTAAAACTGATTCCCATGCTGAAAAACTATCTGGTACTGGCATTCCGCAACCTTGTTAAAGACAAATTTTACAGCCTGATCAACATTCTTGGTCTCACAATTGGTGTCACATGTGGCATGCTGCTGTTTCTGTATGTGTCCGACGAGTTGAGTTATGACCGTTATCATGAAAAAGCTTCGCGGATTTACAGGATCGTTTCGTACATCACGGAGCCGGACAAGATCAACAAATGGACCAGCACACAGCCTCCGCTGGTTAAGACATTGAAACAGGATTACCCATTTGTAGAGAGTTACACGCGTTTTTTTGGCAGGGGCCGCACGATGTTCCGCCTTGGTGAGCGCCGCTTTTACGAAGAGGACGTGTATTCGACAGACTCGACAGTCTTCGACGTTTTTACTTATAAATTTCTCGAAGGTGATCCGAAACTCGCATTAGCGTCACCCAGAAGCGTAGTACTGACTGAAAAAGTAGCAAAAAGGTTTTTTGGTGACCATGATGCGCTCGGCCAGATTCTGCGTACCGACGATACCACTGCGTATAAGGTTACGGGTGTGATCCAGGATGTTCCGAAAAACTCACACTTTACATTTAATGCATTGATGTCCCTTGACGGAAATCAGCGGAATGCTGATGGCTGGGGTGGTTTTTATATCAACAGTTATTTGCTGCTTTCGAAAAATGCCGATGTAAAGAAACTGGAAGCAGGTTTTCCCGGACTTTATGACAAATATATGTCCAGCATTTTTAAGCGCATGGGCATTCACATTACCTATCAGCTGCAGCCGCTGACGAGCATTCACCTTTATTCCAAATTTGACGGTGAAACCAATGGCGATATCGGTTACGTCTACACATTCAGTGCGATCGCGTTTTTCATGCTGCTCATCGCCAGCATTAACTACATGAACCTGGCCACCGCACAGTCGGCCAGACGTGCGAAAGAGGTAGGCTTGAGAAAGGTAATGGGTTCATTAAAAGGGGCATTGGTGGCTCAATTTCTGACCGAATCGGTTCTGCTTACACTGATCTCGCTGCTTTCCAGTTTGATCCTGGTCGCCGCCCTGCTGCCATTTTTTAATCAGGTTTCGGGGAAAGAGATTGGTTACCTGGCATTGTTGACTCCGAAATTTATGCTAATCGGTGTAGCTATTGTGGCCTTTACTGGTCTCGTAAGTGGCAGTTACCCGGCATTTTATTTGTCGGCCTTCGAGCCCGCGGCAGTACTGAAAGGATCGTTTAAAGCACGTGGCGGAAGTTTTTTCAGAAAGGCACTGGTAGTGACCCAGTTCTCTATTTCAATGGTGATGCTGATCTGCACCTGGATCGTTTACCAGCAGCTCAATTATATGCGCAATAAGGACATGGGCTACGATCGCGACCAGGTTCTGACGATTGATTATCAGGATAGACAATCGCAAGCCAGCTATAATGCGCTACGGAAATCTCTGATGGATAATCCCAATATCCAGAGCGTTGCGTCCGCTTCGTCACCTGTCAGCAACATCGGCGGACGTGTTATTTTTACGGTCGAATCCAGCACCGGGATGAAAGAAATGGCATTCAAGCCTACGCAGATCGATCATGACTATGTCAAAACAATGGGCATGAAAATAGTCCAGGGCCGCGATTTTTCTGAGGAATTCCCCGCAGATACTACAAACGGTGTGCTGATTAATGAGGCCGTGGTGAAGCGAATGAACTGGAAAAACCCGATCGGTAAAAAAATCATGCTGGGTACTGTTCCCGCCGACGGCAAAAATCCGCCTCCGACAGCAGAGGTGGTGGGTGTGGTGCGGGATTTTCACCAGCAATCGCTCTATAACCCGATCGAGCCGCTAATTATGATCTATCGCCGTGCGAATGGCGTGATGCATGTGAAGATCAAAACCCAAAATACAAAGGAGACGCTGGCCTATATTGGACAGAAATGGCAGGAAATTTACCCGAGCCGTTTGTTCGAGTACCGGTTTCTGGACCAGGATTTTCAATCCGCTTACCGTGCCGACGAGCTCCGCGGGCAGATTTTCACCGCTTTCTCAGCACTGACGATTCTGATCGCCTGTTTGGGATTGTTTGGTCTGGCAACATTTACTACCGAACAGCGGGTCAAAGAAATCGGCGTGAGAAAGGTTTTGGGTGGCTCGGTAACGAGCGTGGTACTGCTGCTTTCGAAGGATTTTACGAAGCTGGTTTTGTTTTCGTTCCCCATTGCCATCCCGATCGCGTACTTTTCGATGGACAAGTGGCTGCAAAGTTTTACTTACAAAACGGATATGAATGCCTGGGTGTTCCTGGCAGCTTGCGCGCTCACTTTACTGATATGCTGGCTAACCGTTATTTATCAGTCACTTAAAGCGGCGCTGGCCAATCCTGTCACCTCATTAAGATCGGAGTAAATAAGAGACAACTAAATTAGTGAACGCCATCGAAAGCCCGCAGCGGGGCTTTCGATGGCGTTCAGGTATGCAGCTACGTCAAGATAACCTGCTACCAACCCATTTTCACCCGATTTATCCCCCATTGTTATATTCATGTTAATATCTGTATATTATTGATTAAAACGTGAAATGTTTCTTGTCTATCGTTGCACTACTTTTGATAAACCAAATGGAAATTTTATCTTAATAGAAAACCATATATGAACAAGGAACTATGGCAGGGCATTTTCCCCGCGCTTTTGACACCGTTTACAGCTGAGGATACCATTGATTTCGACCTGTTTGTCAAAAACCTGAATGCGCAGGTGAAAGCCGGCATTAGCGGTGTGATCGTGGCCGGATCGTTGGGCGAAGCCAGTACGTTGTCCAAAACTGAGAAGTATGAATTGGTGAAATCGGCGAAAAAGGCGCTACCGGCGGGAATGCCTGTGGTACTATGTATCGCTGAGCAATCTACTGCCGAAGCAGTGAGCATTGCAAAAGAAGCGGAGTCGATCGGTGCGGACGGGCTGATGGTGCTGCCTCCAATGCGGTACAAGGCTGATGACGATGAAACAGTGGCTTATTTCACTACCATCGCGAACAGTACTGCGCTGCCATTGATGATCTACAACAATCCGGTAGATTATAAAATTGAAGTAACGCTTGCCATGTTTGAAGAGCTGGCCAAAGTTCCTAACATTCATGCGATCAAAGAATCGACGCGCGATGTGAGCAATGTGACCCGGATCTTCAACAAGTTTGGTGATCGTTTCAAAGTATTCTGCGGTGTGGATACATTGATCATGGAAGAAGTAATGCTGGGTGCTGACGGCGTTGTGGGGGGCCTGGTGGACGCTTTTCCGAAAGAAACCGTTGCGATTTTCAATCTTGTCAAAGCGGGTTATTATAAGGAAGCTTTGGCCATTTATCGCTGGTACCTGCCTTTGCTGGAACTGGACATTCATCCAAAATTGGTTCAGAATATTAAACTGGCTGCTGCTCAGATGGGCATAGGCTCGGAATATGTGCGTGCGCCGCGCCTGGTGCTGAAAGGGGCAGAAAGAGAAAGTGTACTGAGCATCATCAATAAAGCGATCGAAACACAGCCGGTGTTGCCGGAATATCTGGACCTTGCCGCAGACGAAACAGTAGCTTAATGTCCTGACGTTGATAGTCATTGAATACAAAAATGAATTCTAATAAAGGTAAGGCCATCATCATTGGCGGGGGAATTATGGGATTGGCGTCGGCTTACTACCTGCTCAAAAGCGGGTGGAAAGTGACGCTGATCGATAAAAGTGACCTGTCGCACAACTGCTCGCATGGTAATGCTGGAATGATCGTTCCGAGCCATTTCATTCCATTGGCGGCTCCGGGAATGGTTTCGAAAGGCATTAAATGGATGTTCAACAGTCGCAGCCCATTTTATGTAAAACCTTCGCTGGATTTTTCATTGATTTCATGGGGCCTCAAATTTATGAAAAGCGCCACGCAAGCCAATGTCGAACGCGCTGCGCCTTACCTGAGAGACTACCATTTGTTGAGCAAGCAGCTTTATGAAGATCTGGCCAAGGAAGAAAGTTTTGACTTTGGCTTGGAGAAAAAAGGCATCCTGATGCTTTACAAAACGGAGAAAGCCGGCGAGGAGGAAATCCATGTAGGAAAAGACGCTCAGAAACTCGGTCTGGATGTCGAAATGCTCACGAAAGAGCAGGTACAGGCGCTGGAACCGGGCGTGAAACTGGATGTAAAAGGAGCAGTACATTACCATTGCGATGCGCATTTGTATCCGTATGCATTGGTTTCGCAGCTTTTGAAATATATTAAAAAACAGGGCGCGGAAGTGATAACAGGCTCGGAAGTAACAGGTTACAACATTCAGGCCGGTGAGATCAAATCGGTGGAAACGAGTAATGGTACGATTTCCGGCGATCTGGTGATCATGACGGGAGGCTCGTGGCTGCCACAGCTTTCCAAACTGGCGGGACTTTCCATTCCGGTGATGCCTGGCAAAGGTTACTCGTTTATGGAGCCAAATTCAGCACACCCGATCGTGCACCCTGCCTTGCTGATCGAAGCACGGGTAGCGGTGACGCCTATGAACGGGCAGGTACGCTTCGGCGGAACGATGGAACTGGCCGCATTGAACAATAAGATCAATATGAACAGGGTGGAGGGGATCGTGAATTCCATTCCGCAGTACTACCCCGAATTGCAGGTGGAAGTACCACAGACCGACAAAATATGGTACGGGTTCAGGCCTTGTTCGCCGGACGGGCTGCCATATCTTGGTTATAGCAAAAAACTTAAAAACCTGATTGTCGCCGGTGGGCACGGCATGATGGGGATCAGTCTCGGGCCTGCTACCGGAAAGATGGTAGCCGAGCTTGCCGACAGAACAACACTGTCTGCCGACATTAGACTTTACGATCCTGAACGATATAACTAACCCGGCATGCGCCGGGTTTTTTCAAATTCTGACCCTATTATGAGACTTTTTTCCATCTTTCTCCTAACCTTCCTCGCAAATGCCACTGCATTTGCTCAGTCCTCCAAAGACAAATTCAACCTATACGAACAAACCAGTGAGACGGCGGGATTGGTGATCCGGTATGCGCAGGATATTCGGGCTGTGCGTGGGTTTTACTCGCCTATGGCTAGCGGCGGTCGTGGCTTTGCATCTCCGGCTAATGTGCTGAATTCACCGGAACAGCGCAAAAGATTGAATGACATTGACCAAAACTATCTGAAAAAGCTGGCGGGAATGGATTTCAATGCGATGAGTATTTATGGCAAGGTGGATTATATTTTGCTCAAAAGAAACATCGACGATCATGTTCTTACATTGTCGCAGGAGGAAAAAGAATACGCGCAAATTGAAAAATACATTCCATTTGCAGGCAAGATTTATGACCTGGAAAAAAGCCGCCGCCGTGGGGCTACGCTCGACGGGCAGAAAGTGGCGGGTGATCTGAATGATGTTTTGAAGGAAGTGAAAGCTTCCGCGGAGGCATTCAAAAAACTGGAATCCATTGATATGCCGCTTGCCACGCTTGGAGAAGAAGCGGTGAACGGAATTGAAGCGCGACTGAAAGGTACATACGAGTTTTACAATGGTTATGATCCATTGTTTACCTGGTGGGTTCCCAAACCTTACAAAACGCTGGATAGCACATTGCTGGCCTATGCCAAGATCATTAAAGGAAAAGGCAAGCTGAATACCACACAAAAAGATGATGTTAGCGGCATCAAGGGCGTTCCGATTGGCCGGGACGAGCTGATCAGGCAGCTGGGCACCGAAATGATCAGCTACACGCCCGACGAACTGATCGAGCTCGCGAATAAGGAGTTTGCCTGGTGTGACAGGGAATTGTTGAAAGCCTCGGCTGAAATGGGTTTTGGAAAAGAATGGAAGAAAGCCCAGGAAAAGGTTAAAAACAGCTATGTAAAGGCCGGTTCGCAGCCGGAGCTGATCATGAAGCTGTACAATGATGCCAAAGAATTTATCCTAAAAAATAACCTGCTCGATTACCCCGAGATCGCCGACGAAACCTGGGGAATGCAAATGATGAGCCCGGAGCGACAGCTGGTGAACCCGTTTTTTCTAGGCGGCCGCGATATTATCATTTCCTACCCGACCAACACGATGGCGCATGAGGACAAATTGATGAGTATGCGGGGTAATAATCCCTATTTTTCAAGATCGACCGTGCATCACGAACTGGTACCGGGGCACCATTTGCAGTATTATATGAGCAGCCGCTACAAATCGTACCGGAATGATTTCAGGACACCTTTCTGGACTGAGGGCTGGGCACTGTACTGGGAATTGTTGCTTTACGACAAAGGTTTTGCCAAAACGCCGGAGGAAAGAATTGGGATGCTTTTCTGGCGCATGCACCGCTGTGCGCGGATCATTTTCTCGCTGAATTATCATTTGGGTAAATGGACGCCACAGGAATGCATCGACTTCCTCGTCGACAGGGTTGGGCACGAAAGAGCGAATGCGGAAGGTGAGGTAAGGAGGTCATTTGAAGGTAATTACAGCCCATTGTACCAGGTTGCGTACCTAATCGGAGGCCTGCAATTGTTTAGTTTGAAAAAGGAATTGGTTGACTCCGGCAAAATGTCTTTTAAGCAGTTCCACGACACAGTGATGAAGGAAAATAACATGCCGATTGAAATGGTGAGGGCGACATTGACCAACCAATCCCTGAAACCTGACTTTAAAACGAAATGGAAGTTTTACGATTTTAAATAAAAGCCGATGGCAACCCTTACTCAACGTTACTTAACATTCATTTTTCTGCTAGTTACTTCGCTCAACGGTTTTGCCAGGGCGAGCGATCCGGTCAAATTTACCGTGTCAATGGATGATCCGGCAAACCACACTTTTCATGTAAGTTTGACTTACAAGCCTGAGCCATCGGATAGTATTTTGTTGAAGTTACCGGATTGGACGCCAGGTTATTATCAGTTAATGGATTATGCCGCCGGTATTCAGAGTTTTTCTCCAAAAGATGAAAAAGGAAATGCGCTGAAATGGGTAAGGTCGGGTAAAACGGGCTGGAATGTTGGTATCAAAAACGCCAAAGAGATCCGGGTAGAATACG
The genomic region above belongs to Dyadobacter pollutisoli and contains:
- a CDS encoding NUDIX hydrolase, which codes for MIEHHLKTILEKTLQELSIDCVIFGFHAGELKVLLLRWKATDGWSLPGGRIYKDESADNAATRILLERTGLSEIFLHQFHTFGDTNRNKYFTEAELVQKLEATFGSNFLAQLVDKRVVSIGYFALVEFDQVQATPDWYTDECRWWGISEVPPLLFDHNEMIERALKALRQQIRNQPVGYNLLPEKFTMPELQRLYETILDKQFDRRNFQKLLMSYDILEKLEEKRIGVANKSPFLYRFDKQKYEAAMANGVSFSM
- a CDS encoding PQQ-dependent sugar dehydrogenase, giving the protein MKKLFAIIPILMLSTRLLAQAPEENRFQKVVLTENLNEPLEMAILPDERVLFIERHGAVKLYNPLLKKTSIIATIPVSTKYSDGSEAEDGLLGVNIDPNFSKNHWVYFYYSPAGGTPENILARFEMKGNVLDLNSKKVILKVPVQRDNCCHTGGSIDWDAQGNLYLSTGDNTSPRASDGYAPIDERPGRSPFDAQKSSSNTADLRGKIIRIHPEADGSYTIPDGNLFPKGTSADSKTRPEIYTMGHRNPYRISVDSKNGNLYWGDVGPDAGKDSIGLGPAAEDEFGQARKAGNYGWPYFVGDNKAFWDYDFETKKSGEKFNADKPVNNSPNNTGLTELPPAQKAFIWYPAAETKRFPLLGSGGRSAMAGPVFYSDNFKSAKRPFPDYYDKKLLIYEWMRDWIMAVTLSPKGDYVKMERFLPNLKLEHPIDMAFGPNGDLYILEYGQGWFMGNPESKLVRIEYNGGNRKPFVAASADKHAGAIPFTVQLSSAGTKDFDNDSLHYQWKITSPAGTAPVILTEANPSYTFKKKGIYKILLTVSDAKGLKDSQSLTVQAGNDPPQVSLELTGGNKTFFFPGKPIQYKVNVTDHEDGSLENKRIAASKVKIVAAYQDAEDKPKTDLGHQEAPVTFTAGKTLIEKSDCKACHFQDKKSIGPAFIDVAAKYKTDNGAVATLSDKIIKGGAGVWGETAMAAHPSIGLPEAGQMVKYILSLANEKTAAELLPPSGEVVAKIPEGGDPNKGVFKFLASYKDNGANGMSAQTSEKTLILKSPTLLFGNADDASKNIMRFKMGENNLLIVTTPNTSATFKNIDLTGITELSLVVAAPKDQLNAQGGVVEVHKGAADGELLGKTAFIEPSSDPNAFTSNKPPTPYNVPISGQSGMQDLYFVFKNDNAKGALFVPFSVTFVTK
- a CDS encoding Gfo/Idh/MocA family protein codes for the protein MSVHTNRRDFVKMAGLGALGFTILPSLYGKAAASDRLRIAHIGLGGMGNNHMKWFANLPEVDIVALCDVDELHLGETKQKLEGMKPGIKVDTYGDFRHILDRKDIDAITVATPDHWHAQIATLAFQAGKDVYGEKPLSYCMKEGKMMLKQMNKHDRIFQMGNQIHAGDNFHRVVEIIKSGAIGNVHTVRLWKKSTTKELGSPTVQAIPKTLNWDMWLGPAPYTDYIPEKCHFTYRYFLDYSGGEFADFWCHIADVVYSSIQPKGLKKINARGEAYAGIADAPKTLDVDYEFDGLKIFWSSIPPNVPGAADRGIGAFFEGDKGTLICDYNTREITINGEKMTDIATIPVTNPRSPGHQQNFVDAVKSRTQPESNLAYARELTVPMHLGLISYRLKRELTWNADKEKFVGDKEANKLLSRKPRKKWDLV
- a CDS encoding sugar phosphate isomerase/epimerase family protein; amino-acid sequence: MNTNRRQFINQLGLATAGLSLASMDSLMARNTAAKFTFDISLAEFSFASELYGGKMTNMDFPARAKNDYDISILEYVSGFFNNKHTDQTYLSELKKRCDDLGMKNHLIMVDGENLTALAAAARQKAVESHYPWVDAAKFLGCTAIRVNLGDAMAMLSGKKEEGTPEQLATAAVDGYGKLLEYAGKAGMNVIVENHFGVSTDPDWLVGVMKQLPAKNKGLLPDFGNFCAERSKPATMDLKGIMATTCVKEHDRYEGVKKMMPYARGISAKTHRFDDKGNDPETDFIKIFNIIKASGWTGGIVGIEYEGGLMRDMGGDMTKPTNDEGIRQTKALLEKVLEELG
- a CDS encoding sialate O-acetylesterase, whose translation is MKLVYGLIFLLTICQAAFAQPDIPQKKFELYLLAGQSNMAGRGKVEEQDKTTHPRIWMLTKDNTWELATEPLHFDKPAVIGVGPGFAFAKALAQADTNVVIGLIPCAVGGSPIEVWEPGKYYEPTKSHPYDDAIKRTKIAMQKGELKGILWQQGESDSDSLHAGLYAEKLQLLVARFRKELKIKRLPFVAGTMAEFYVNGHPYAKIVNEAITKLPDHVKNTSFVSAAGLTEKGDQTHFDSVSARELGRRYAEVFKNMYAK